A single window of Nicotiana sylvestris chromosome 5, ASM39365v2, whole genome shotgun sequence DNA harbors:
- the LOC138869097 gene encoding uncharacterized protein: protein MKVFKLNAHCNAILQNKIPQKCGDPGSFTIPCSLGSKNFDKALCDSGASINLMPLSVFKKLEGELGVIKSMSVSLQLVDQTTIIPVGIIEDILVRAYKFIFLVDFIEVNMEVNKEVLLILGRLFLYTGWAILDIYEGQLMLRVGNEKVVVQMKRMMKYPSNKAFAYA, encoded by the coding sequence ATGAAAGTGTTCAAACTCAATGCACACTGCAATGCCATTCTACAAAACAAAATTCCTCAAAAATGTGGGGATCCTGGTAGTTTCACTATACCCTGCTCATTGGGGAGCAAAAATTTTGACAAGGCCTTGTGTGACTCAGGTGCATCCATTAACTTGATGCCATTATCGGTGTTCAAGAAATTGGAAGGGGAACTAGGAGTGATCAAATCCATGTCGGTATCCTTGCAACTAGTTGATCAGACCACTATCATACCAGTGGGCATAATCGAGGACATTTTGGTGAGGGCGTACAAATTTATCTTTCTGGTAGATTTCATTGAAGTAAACATGGAAGTGAATAAGGAGGTACTTCTAATCTTGGGGAGACTATTCCTTTACACTGGATGGGCTATTCTTGACATATATGAGGGTCAACTCATGCTACGAGTAGGAAACGAAAAAGTGGTGGTTCAAATGAAAAGAATGATGAAATACCCGTCGAATAAGGCATTTGCCTACGCTTGA